One genomic segment of Ctenopharyngodon idella isolate HZGC_01 chromosome 7, HZGC01, whole genome shotgun sequence includes these proteins:
- the pdcd7 gene encoding programmed cell death protein 7: MDNSQQFGYMGAPPPPFNAPPCTDGAVYSGGGAGPTPMPPPPAAGHTWNMYQHPPPPVQHPWPQFPPFDPSRPPPGSFEPPQHGENPPPSWSQNQWNQPEHHFRRQFTPNQHQFPNSAPVSYQSNTRPDNSAQMYTSNNQNYSFTNQSWLDDNQNNSQITSVTASDEESKQRLRDEQWIQSVLLSRISKSSEPKQTESKPSVSQFKEKLYGTVKMLSELNIVCQMLKDNVENEDVWTDALSKAAELKNNIQERLTELKDPDCVRSIKRRLLQINKKRARMRRRKMEQKEEKLEEEARRAEREAAVDKWQMKRLQEVEEKNREKELKLAADAVLSEVRKKQADAKRMLDILKSLEKLRKLRKEAAARKGMFPGKESDDIFEGHLERLRSLIRKRTAVYATEEKALRVMLEGEQEEERKRDREKRLKKEKEKLLQKKREVDAMLFGAELPPDHPLQPFHDYYTQAERSLPALIQIRREWDQFLVSVEHPDGTSVPQGWVLPDPPADDIWATALEK; this comes from the exons ATGGATAACTCTCAGCAGTTCGGTTATATGGGCGCTCCGCCTCCTCCCTTCAATGCTCCTCCGTGTACAGACGGCGCGGTTTATTCAGGAGGAGGTGCAGGACCAACACCGATGCCTCCTCCGCCTGCAGCGGGACACACATGGAACATGTATCAACACCCCCCACCGCCAGTACAGCATCCCTGGCCCCAGTTTCCTCCCTTCGACCCGAGCAGACCACCTCCAGGGTCCTTCGAACCTCCTCAACACGGTGAGAACCCGCCTCCATCCTGGTCCCAGAACCAGTGGAATCAACCTGAACATCATTTCAGGAGACAGTTCACACCAAATCAACACCAATTTCCAAATTCAGCACCAGTATCATATCAGTCCAACACCAGGCCGGATAATTCAGCTCAGATGTACACCTCGAACAACCAAAATTACTCATTTACCAACCAGTCCTGGCTAGATGACAACCAAAACAACAGTCAAATCACATCAGTAACAGCTTCCGATGAAGAATCCAAGCAGAGGTTGAGAGATGAGCAGTGGATTCAAAGTGTCCTGCTGTCAAGAATCAGTAAATCCAGTGAACCAAAGCAAACCGAATCCAAACCATCCGTCTCTCAGTTCAAAGAGAAGCTGTATGGGACTGTTAAAATGCTGTCTGAGTTGAATATTGTATGCCAGATGCTGAAGGATAATGTAGAGAATGAAGATGTTTGGACTGATGCGCTCTCAAAAGCGGCAGAACTGAAGAACAACATACAGGAGAGACTGACAGAGCTGAAGGACCCAGACTGTGTCCGCAGCATCAAGAGGAGATTACTGCAGATAAACAAGAAGAGAGCAAGGATGAGGAGAAGAAAGATGGAACAAAAGGAGGAAAAGCTGGAAGAGGAGGCTAGACGTGCTGAACGAGAGGCGGCGGTTGATAAATGGCAGATGAAACGCCTTCAAGAAGTGGAGGAGAAGAACAGA gAGAAAGAGTTGAAACTGGCCGCAGATGCCGTTCTCTCAGAGGTCCGAAAGAAACAAGCAGATGCCAAGAGAATGCTGGACATCCTCAAATCACTGGAAAAACTCAGAAAACTCCGGAAAGAGGCTGCGGCCAGGAAAG GCATGTTTCCAGGAAAAGAGAGTGATGACATATTTGAGGGTCACTTGGAGCGGTTGAGGAGTCTGATCCGTAAACGGACGGCCGTGTACGCGACAGAGGAGAAAGCTCTGAGGGTCATGCTGGAGGGAGAGCAGGAGGAGGAACGCAAACGAGACCGCGAGAaacgactgaagaaagaaaaagagaagctCTTGCAGAAGAAGCGAGAGGTGGACGCAATGCTGTTTGGAG ctGAATTACCACCTGATCACCCTCTTCAACCGTTCCATGATTACTACACACAGGCCGAACGCTCCCTTCCTGCTCTTATTCAGATAAG GAGAGAGTGGGATCAGTTCCTGGTTTCTGTCGAACACCCTGACGGTACTTCGGTTCCTCAAGGCTGGGTCCTGCCCGACCCACCAGCCGACGACATCTGGGCCACGGCCCTGgagaaatga
- the ubap1lb gene encoding LOW QUALITY PROTEIN: ubiquitin-associated protein 1-like (The sequence of the model RefSeq protein was modified relative to this genomic sequence to represent the inferred CDS: deleted 1 base in 1 codon), with translation MSSLDEVPFKIPLGVLEDAKEEVELLTAPEITLPDYLKILQETEYVFSLENWVLTGLQGGYPTLSPRSSCELTATCPPYWMMFSSPQESRLASRWSSDFWEPNPRPRSRSLNAAHYHAMNARVKFTISDSEDEEFTEEDGAALGEGEAQPKRSALPRQGPGVKDLHSCGSSNFLNLPCSLSAQCRGNVRQSSLCSLNSSRKNFQRSQSSAGCTDTSPAISTNCLPSECNSRPAPKAQGSSSPLAPSRPLNSHAAVLDSSVELLSALSPEERELLAAVTEQGYPLRTAIIALQKTGQQSPEQILSYLVACDRLCELGYDEAQVEEALEMFQNCETKAEEFLHLLAQFNEMGFQQNAIKEVLLVHENHRERALEELMTRVA, from the exons ATGTCCAGTCTGGATGAGGTGCCCTTCAAGATCCCTCTCGGCGTCCTTGAGGATGCAAAGGAAGAGGTGGAGCTCCTCACAGCTCCAGAAATCACTCTGCCCGACTACCTGAAGATACTGCAGGAAACTGAG TATGTGTTCAGCCTTGAGAACTGGGTTCTCACGGGTCTCCAAGGCGGTTATCCAACCCTCAGTCCCCGCTCTTCCTGTGAGCTGACGGCGACCTGTCCTCCATACTGGATGATGTTCAGCAGTCCTCAGGAGAGCAGGTTAGCCAGCCGCTGGAGCAGTGACTTCTGGGAACCCAACCCACGTCCCCGCAGCCGCAGTTTAAACGCGGCCCACTACCACGCAATGAACGCTCGGGTCAAATTCACCATTTCTGACTCTGAAGATGAAGAATTTACAGAAGAAGATGGGGCCGCTCTTGGTGAGGGTGAAGCACAGCCCAAACGATCGGCTTTGCCAAGACAAGGACCAGGGGTGAAAGACTTGCACAGTTGTGGATCATCAAACTTCCTCAACCTGCCTTGCAGCCTCTCCGCACAGTGTCGAGGGAATGTCCGACAGTCTTCCCTCTGCAGTCTGAACTCATCCCGAAAGAACTTCCAGAGGAGTCAGAGTTCTGCTGGCTGTACTGATACATCTCCCGCCATCTCCACTAACTGCCTGCCATCTGAATGCAACAGCAGACCCGCCCCAAAG gCCCAGGGTTCATCCTCCCCCTTGGCCCCATCACGGCCACTCAATTCCCACGCTGCCGTCCTGGACTCTTCTGTCGAGCTTCTCTCCGCTCTCAGCCCAGAAGAGAGGGAGCTGCTGGCGGCCGTGACC GAGCAGGGCTACCCTCTACGCACGGCCATCATCGCCCTCCAGAAAACTGGCCAGCAAAGTCCCGAGCAG ATCTTGAGTTATCTGGTGGCGTGTGATCGGTTATGTGAACTCGGCTACGATGAAGCTCAGGTTGAAGAAGCTCTTGAGATGTTTCAAAACTGTGAGACCAAG gCTGAGGAGTTCCTTCACCTTCTTGCTCAGTTTAATGAAATGGGCTTCCAGCAGAACGCCATTAAAGAGGTTCTTCTCGTGCATGAGAACCACCGAGAGCGAGCCCTGGAGGAACTCATGACCCGCGTGGCCTGA
- the kbtbd13a gene encoding kelch repeat and BTB domain-containing protein 13, which produces MKMTGGNLMETSSCAGSEMDVRKAVYQSTGFMKTTVKVIFGESAFTVDRSLLEEHCEYFRALFQSGMKECKEDEVCLQVPSARGFLVALRVIHGERPMLSGDEIVDAIECAAFLHIELLTEHLINIINSDNCLLMYHTAATFGLMKLFGSAALFIRDIYQDLEEDVKCLPEDLIEYIESLVPSTYITVGSHSPTIKLLQDFMRTVCYLDEDEKDWKVLTHLPLNASTTMAGVTVLDNKLYIVGGVYDITNKVVDSGFCYDVSTDTWSTFSSPQQLRYNCTLVGHVGDLFVIGGEYERTIMSSVEKYKVSSDTWSFAAHLPKPASAVACAKAMRRLFICLWRPKDATEIYEYIANKDEWMLITTLVRHQSYGHCMVAHRDNLYVMRNGPSDDFLRCMMDCYNLTSGQWTAMPGQYENSKGALFTAVVRGDSVFTVNRRATVEYAIEDNKWRTKKEMTGFPRIGSMWTFLLRLPKKSRELLQKKNNGAEISSDLSSSASVPVLPTIFNGK; this is translated from the coding sequence ATGAAAATGACAGGAGGTAACCTGATGGAGACAAGCAGCTGCGCTGGCTCAGAGATGGACGTGAGGAAGGCGGTTTACCAGTCGACAGGTTTCATGAAAACAACAGTGAAGGTGATCTTTGGCGAAAGTGCTTTTACGGTGGACAGAAGCCTCCTGGAGGAGCATTGTGAATACTTTCGGGCGCTTTTCCAGTCTGGCATGAAGGAATGCAAGGAGGATGAGGTGTGTCTTCAGGTGCCGAGCGCTCGTGGATTCCTGGTCGCCCTCCGTGTGATACACGGCGAAAGACCTATGCTGAGCGGTGACGAAATTGTTGACGCCATCGAGTGTGCTGCGTTCCTTCACATAGAGCTTCTAACTGAGCACCTCATAAACATTATCAATTCAGACAACTGCCTTCTTATGTATCACACAGCGGCGACTTTTGGGTTAATGAAGCTCTTCGGCAGTGCGGCTTTGTTCATTCGAGACATTTATCAAGACCTCGAAGAAGATGTGAAATGTTTGCCAGAGGATTTGATTGAATATATAGAGTCTCTTGTTCCTAGTACATACATCACCGTTGGTAGTCATTCGCCAACCATCAAGCTACTGCAGGACTTCATGAGGACTGTTTGTTACCTTGATGAGGACGAGAAAGACTGGAAGGTTCTCACTCACTTGCCTCTCAACGCCAGCACCACCATGGCAGGAGTTACGGTTTTAGACAACAAGCTCTACATTGTTGGAGGAGTCTATGATATTACCAATAAAGTTGTGGATTCTGGTTTCTGCTATGATGTATCTACAGATACATGGAGCACATTTTCCAGCCCTCAGCAACTTCGCTACAACTGCACCCTCGTTGGCCATGTGGGCGACCTTTTTGTCATTGGCGGAGAGTATGAAAGGACCATAATGTCCTCTGTGGAGAAATACAAAGTCTCATCGGACACCTGGAGCTTTGCTGCCCATCTCCCAAAACCTGCATCCGCCGTGGCTTGCGCCAAAGCCATGAGAAGACTGTTCATATGCCTCTGGAGACCTAAAGATGCTACGGAGATTTATGAGTACATAGCGAACAAGGATGAATGGATGTTAATCACGACACTTGTTCGGCATCAAAGTTATGGTCATTGCATGGTGGCCCACAGGGACAATTTGTACGTCATGAGGAACGGGCCATCTGATGATTTTTTGAGATGCATGATGGACTGTTATAATTTGACTTCAGGTCAGTGGACGGCCATGCCCGGGCAGTATGAGAACAGTAAGGGGGCTTTGTTTACCGCGGTAGTGCGAGGTGACTCTGTGTTCACAGTGAACCGCAGAGCGACAGTGGAATATGCTATTGAGGACAACAAATGGAGGACGAAAAAAGAAATGACAGGATTTCCAAGAATCGGCTCCATGTGGACTTTCCTCTTGAGACTGCCAAAGAAAAGCAGAGAgcttttacaaaagaaaaataatggaGCTGAGATCTCATCTGACCTCAGCTCAAGTGCTTCTGtaccagtgttgccaactatTTTCAATGGAAAGTAG